One Acidobacteriota bacterium genomic window, GTGCAGTGGAACATCGCCCTTTACGAGGACCACATCCTCTACGTGGTCCCGGGCAGCCACCGCCGGCTGAGCACCGAGATCGAGTCTTCCCACCTTCAGGGGGAGCGGGGCACCACCAGTCCGGTTCCGGAGAGCATCCCCGTGGAACTGGGTCCGGGCGACGGAGTCGTCTACAACAACCTGATGCTGCACTGGGGCAGCAAGTACGGCCCCGAAAAGAAGCGCCGCACCGTCCACCTGGGCTATCGCTCCTTCGGCCACATCTTCCCTCGCCAGCAATGCAACCTGCCGATGGGATTCTGGAACCGGTTCGCGGAGGGGACCCCGCAGCGTCGGGTGGCTGAGCACTGGTTTGGGCTCTTTCAATCCGAGTTTGCCACCATCGAGGAGACGCTCCGCGCGGCCCTGTCGGGGAACGGAGAGGCGTTCGAGGCGGGACTGAGCCGCCTGCACCCACCCGAGAAAGGACGGCGGACCTGCCTGATCCTGTTGGCCAAACAGGTGCTGGCCCTCCACCAGCAGAGAGGATTGCCGGGCGGTAACGGGACCGGCCAGTCGGTCTACGATTGGCAGCTTCAGGAACTGGCTTCACGTTTCAGCGACCGGGAACTGGAGCGGTTGTGGCGGCGTTTCCAGCCCATCGACGAGGCCTTGCGGAGCGGCGCCACCAGGCATGTCTCCGGTTTCCTGGGTCCGACGACCGACTACGAGTTCGAGAAGGTGCCGGCGGGGATGACGGCCGAGGGGATATGCGCCGAGGTTCTGGGTCAGCCGCAACGGCTCTTTCATTCCGGCTCAACGCCACTTCCCGCCTGAAACCGGCTTCCATCGAGGGAAGCCGGGAAACTGAAGGCAGTCACAATCAGGCGCAACACCGAAGGAGGTTGTTCCATGACGACTCGACGGGCGTTCCTCATGCAACTCGGCGCCGTCTCGGCGGTTTCGCCGCTAATGGCGAGTACGCTGCCGGCCCGGCCTTCTCCTCGGGAAGAGGACGAAATGGCCCGGACGCTCAAGGAGTTCGAGCCTCGGGGCTGGAAGCGGCACATGCTCATTCAGGGAGACGGCAAGGGAGGCTGGGTGGTTCGGAAGGCCGAGATCAATTTCCATCACTACACCCCGCCGGGCCGCCGCCCCCATCCCCTCCAGGGACAGGGAATCTGGGCCTTCGGAGTGGTTGAGATGGACAACGGCGAGTTTGCCCTGCTGGCCAGTTGGGACACCGACAACGACCAGACCCACGGAACCGACGTCACCTGTGAGGACTTCAAGGGACCCATTGCCTGCGAGAAGCTGATGATCGCCTTCAGCCGGGACAAGGGGCAAACCTGGACCAACTTCCGGCGGATCGAGGGAGGCGAAGGGCGTCCGGTGCAGTTGACCTACCTGGGCAAGGGGAACCTGACGTTCCAGACAGACCGGGTGAAACCCATCCTGCAGTACTTCAGCAGCGACTATGGGCGGACCTGGGAAACCAACGAGTTGCCGCCAAGCTCGGACGGGAAGCTCTTCTCACCCTGCGACAGCAACAACCTGGTCGACCGCGATGGGGAGGGCAACGCCGTCCGGCTCGCCCAGATCGGCTACCAGTGGCCGGCGGAGCCTTCCATCGGCATGGTGCGCTGGTCCGAGGACGGTGGGCGGACCTGGGGCAAGGAGGTCGCGCCGCCCCAGTGGCAGTGGCCGGTGGAATATCGCGGAAAGACCTACACCCTGGCCACCAACGAGGGCTCGTTGGTGCGGGCCGCCAACGGCTGGCTGGTGGCGGCTCTCAGGACCGATCTTCATCCCCGGATTCGCCCCCTCAAAAACGGGGGTCTGGCGGGTACGGTCGTGTCCATCTCCAAGGATGAGGGACTGACCTGGTCGCCGATCAAGGTGCTCTTCGAGTCCGGCCGCCACCACCCTCACCTGCTGCGATTGCCCAACGGCGACATCGTCATGACGGTCATCCTGAGACAGGACGTGGAGAACGGCAAGCTGGTCAGCTACCGCCGTGGCTGCGAGGCGGTGATCAGCCGCGACAACGGCCAGAGCTGGGACGTTGCCCACCGCTACATCCTGGACGACTTCGAGTACTCCAACGGCCTCCCCCTGAGCACGGCCACCGGCCATCTCTACTCCACCCTGCTCGAAGACGGCCACATCCTCACCTGCTACGGGCACTACCCCTCCAAGGGCGCCTGCCTGGTCCGCTGGAAGCCGACCGAGGCCTGAGGCCTTCCGATCGGGATTTCCGGTGCAGCGGGAGCCTGTGACGATGCAAGAAAATTTGTTAGGTGCAAGTGAAGAAGATTAAACGGCAAAGCGACCTGCCAAGCCACAGGAAAGATTTTTGGCGAAAGACGGGTCTTGGGAGAGACTCAGCCATCGCTCACCCCACACGACTCTTCTTTGCCGCTGCTTTCCTGGTCGGCGCCTCCTGGTCAGCGCTGGTCTTCGGCCAGGCCAAGGACCCCCTGGACTCCTCGAAGGTGCTGAAACTGACCACCTTCGCTACCCATTCTGCAGCCTCCTCGCCGGAAGCCGCCATCGACCTGACCCACCCACGGGATGGATCCGGAAGAATCTTCGTCAGCACCAACGAGGGCAGGATCCATGCCTTCTCCTCCAGCGGAAAGTCCCTCGAAACCTTCCTGGATTTCAACACGGCTCAAGTTCCCGACTTTGAAGCTACTGTGGATTTCACAACCAACGGGCTCTCCTACATCGCGTTCCATCCGGACTACGCCAGCGCCGGTGCTCCGGGAGAAGGAAAGCTCTACACCTTCTACAAGAGCCGGATGCCGGGAACCCGCGCCCCCGACTACAGCGGAGCCGCACTGGCGACAAGGCCGGGAGACGTGCTCAGTCAGTACGTCCTCATCGAATGGACCGTCGACGGGAACGATCCCAACCGAATCGATACCGAATCCCGTCGCGAGGTGATGAGGATCGAATTCAGTGGTCCGGCCGTTACCGTCCACTCGATCGGCGAGATTAGCTTCAACCCGTTCAGCAGGCCGGGCCAGGCCGACTACGGGAATCTCTACATCACGGCGGGCGACGCCTTTGCCGGAGGCGCGCTAAAGAACTTCCAGTTCGTGCAGGACCGGGACAATCCGTTCGGCAAGGTGCTGCGCATCAACCCGC contains:
- a CDS encoding phytanoyl-CoA dioxygenase family protein is translated as MNPKRAQLLSDGYVILRQVVPPEQLDRLRSDIETVVARQRAGDPEWDRTPQPRASIVDQVEASTIGAFEFLLHPNTHGVSAEVLDCPTEAVASNQALVICNPEYSPEAPPRPGQHWGTDPRNWHRDVRPDRDGPLSAHIEDQLANGPAYVQWNIALYEDHILYVVPGSHRRLSTEIESSHLQGERGTTSPVPESIPVELGPGDGVVYNNLMLHWGSKYGPEKKRRTVHLGYRSFGHIFPRQQCNLPMGFWNRFAEGTPQRRVAEHWFGLFQSEFATIEETLRAALSGNGEAFEAGLSRLHPPEKGRRTCLILLAKQVLALHQQRGLPGGNGTGQSVYDWQLQELASRFSDRELERLWRRFQPIDEALRSGATRHVSGFLGPTTDYEFEKVPAGMTAEGICAEVLGQPQRLFHSGSTPLPA
- a CDS encoding sialidase family protein yields the protein MTTRRAFLMQLGAVSAVSPLMASTLPARPSPREEDEMARTLKEFEPRGWKRHMLIQGDGKGGWVVRKAEINFHHYTPPGRRPHPLQGQGIWAFGVVEMDNGEFALLASWDTDNDQTHGTDVTCEDFKGPIACEKLMIAFSRDKGQTWTNFRRIEGGEGRPVQLTYLGKGNLTFQTDRVKPILQYFSSDYGRTWETNELPPSSDGKLFSPCDSNNLVDRDGEGNAVRLAQIGYQWPAEPSIGMVRWSEDGGRTWGKEVAPPQWQWPVEYRGKTYTLATNEGSLVRAANGWLVAALRTDLHPRIRPLKNGGLAGTVVSISKDEGLTWSPIKVLFESGRHHPHLLRLPNGDIVMTVILRQDVENGKLVSYRRGCEAVISRDNGQSWDVAHRYILDDFEYSNGLPLSTATGHLYSTLLEDGHILTCYGHYPSKGACLVRWKPTEA
- a CDS encoding PQQ-dependent sugar dehydrogenase, translated to MKKIKRQSDLPSHRKDFWRKTGLGRDSAIAHPTRLFFAAAFLVGASWSALVFGQAKDPLDSSKVLKLTTFATHSAASSPEAAIDLTHPRDGSGRIFVSTNEGRIHAFSSSGKSLETFLDFNTAQVPDFEATVDFTTNGLSYIAFHPDYASAGAPGEGKLYTFYKSRMPGTRAPDYSGAALATRPGDVLSQYVLIEWTVDGNDPNRIDTESRREVMRIEFSGPAVTVHSIGEISFNPFSRPGQADYGNLYITAGDAFAGGALKNFQFVQDRDNPFGKVLRINPLQKGDAPYSIPPDNPFQDGGPLLDDDGNVEEIFAWGLRYPQNFSFARDARKSPRLIVFDIGATDFEEVNIVDLGDNHGWTRYRGPVEGNPKTELNLPSRSRLEYPAAVYDHTIPTLPGGTPEKRSAAITGGFVVSDPGDPGFQKQLVFGDLACCAFFHADFEELLAADAANTQAPVHVMAVSVDGGPPGLFCDSIGKGRGDARFGVDEKGRLFVISKQTNAIYLTDLIADQEP